From a single Desulfonispora thiosulfatigenes DSM 11270 genomic region:
- a CDS encoding HlyD family secretion protein — translation MKNKRILVLSALVIVVSLFTACSTLATLTGDKIVKKENDHLIVQSNVEMTDTNINSQTGGKIKEINVKEGDSVKQGQVLITIDSDSLAAQRAQILAQMGTIKAQLNSAIAGRDAALAQLQKAQNGARPEEINQAKSAYELAQIKYEREKMLYEEDAISKADLDNVYSQYEIAKNKYELIRNGTRPEDIAASQAQVNQANASIEVVQGQLKQAEASLQGLQVNVNNTIITAPTDGVVTQINAEPGELVSMGMPLVVITNTNNPSIQCNLKETDLSKVKLGQEVSISIPSFPDKNFIGKIVKINKNADFAVKRATNDNGEFDILSYGVKVELLDMNQPLYAGMTAFVDFGKVK, via the coding sequence ATGAAAAACAAAAGAATTCTAGTTTTATCAGCTTTAGTAATTGTAGTAAGTTTATTTACTGCATGTAGCACATTAGCAACTTTGACAGGTGATAAAATAGTAAAAAAGGAAAATGACCATTTAATTGTTCAATCAAATGTAGAAATGACAGATACTAATATAAATTCTCAAACTGGGGGAAAGATTAAAGAAATAAATGTTAAAGAGGGCGATAGCGTTAAACAAGGTCAAGTTTTAATTACTATTGATAGTGATTCTTTAGCTGCGCAAAGAGCGCAAATATTAGCGCAGATGGGAACAATTAAAGCTCAGTTAAATTCTGCGATAGCGGGGAGAGATGCAGCTTTAGCTCAGCTCCAAAAAGCGCAAAATGGTGCAAGACCTGAAGAAATTAATCAAGCTAAATCAGCATATGAGCTTGCTCAAATAAAATATGAAAGAGAAAAGATGTTATATGAAGAAGATGCTATTTCTAAAGCTGACCTAGATAATGTTTACTCTCAGTATGAAATTGCTAAAAATAAATATGAACTTATACGAAATGGTACTAGACCAGAAGATATAGCAGCATCACAAGCACAAGTAAATCAAGCAAACGCTTCAATTGAAGTAGTTCAAGGCCAATTAAAGCAAGCTGAAGCATCTTTACAAGGGCTACAGGTTAATGTTAATAATACGATAATTACGGCTCCTACGGATGGTGTTGTTACTCAAATAAATGCTGAACCTGGAGAACTTGTTTCTATGGGAATGCCATTAGTTGTAATAACCAATACCAATAATCCTTCTATACAGTGTAATCTAAAAGAAACTGATCTTTCAAAAGTAAAATTAGGTCAAGAGGTTTCCATAAGTATTCCTAGTTTTCCTGATAAAAATTTCATAGGTAAAATAGTTAAAATTAATAAAAATGCTGACTTTGCTGTTAAAAGAGCGACTAATGATAATGGAGAATTTGATATTTTATCTTATGGCGTTAAAGTGGAGTTACTTGATATGAATCAACCTCTTTACGCAGGAATGACAGCCTTTGTTGATTTTGGAAAAGTGAAGTGA
- a CDS encoding MarR family winged helix-turn-helix transcriptional regulator, translated as MNKKDSTETCQIQNLHNAKSIGLLMEISKTAEILNNINDKFYKKFKLTRVQFKALLFLYSCTSEGITLSSISEKMDITRPTTTSLIDRMVASGLAERVDNEDDRRSIRVIITDKGKEIMKEVLPDNEVFKSTILDFLTETEIETAYKLTMKIKQGLIKKYLKD; from the coding sequence ATGAATAAAAAAGATAGCACGGAGACGTGTCAGATTCAGAATTTACATAATGCTAAATCCATAGGGTTACTTATGGAAATATCGAAAACAGCAGAAATATTAAATAATATTAATGACAAGTTTTATAAAAAGTTTAAATTAACTAGGGTTCAGTTTAAGGCATTATTATTTTTATACTCATGTACTTCTGAAGGAATTACCTTATCGAGTATTAGTGAAAAAATGGATATAACAAGACCCACAACAACATCTTTAATTGATAGAATGGTAGCTTCAGGACTGGCAGAAAGAGTGGACAATGAAGATGATAGGAGAAGTATTCGAGTTATTATTACGGATAAGGGAAAAGAAATCATGAAAGAAGTGTTGCCAGATAATGAAGTGTTTAAGTCAACTATTTTAGATTTTTTAACAGAAACTGAAATAGAAACAGCATATAAATTAACGATGAAAATCAAGCAAGGGTTAATCAAGAAATATTTAAAAGATTAA
- the msrB gene encoding peptide-methionine (R)-S-oxide reductase MsrB has product MKEIYLAGGCFWGTEKYFSQVKGIISTEVGYANGNTENPSYEDVCRRNSGHSEAVRLVYNPGEVSLEFILQLFYDVIDPLTLNRQGNDIGTQYRTGIYYTDNDDKQIIVDSLKELQKNYESPIAIEVMPLENYFPAEEYHQKYLDNNPSGYCHIGQDKFLKAKSAQDPKLKYQVKPKDVLKNTLSEMQYNVTQNNATEPPFKNKYNANFEEGIYVDVTTGEPLFVSTDKFESGCGWPSFSKPINKDLINELTDTSLGMKRVEVRSKRGDAHLGHVFPDGPKKSGGLRYCINSASLNFIPKEQMKEKGYGFLLHLLDKQ; this is encoded by the coding sequence ATAAAAGAAATTTATTTAGCTGGGGGCTGCTTTTGGGGAACAGAAAAATACTTTTCACAGGTTAAAGGTATTATAAGCACGGAAGTAGGCTATGCAAATGGTAATACGGAAAACCCAAGTTATGAAGATGTATGTAGGCGTAACAGTGGTCATTCGGAAGCTGTAAGGTTAGTGTATAATCCTGGTGAAGTAAGTTTAGAGTTTATCTTACAGCTTTTTTATGATGTTATAGATCCTCTAACGCTAAATAGACAGGGTAATGATATCGGTACTCAATATCGTACGGGTATTTATTACACTGATAATGATGATAAGCAAATCATAGTAGATTCTTTAAAAGAACTGCAAAAAAACTATGAAAGTCCGATTGCAATTGAAGTGATGCCCCTTGAAAATTATTTTCCTGCTGAAGAATATCATCAAAAATATTTAGATAATAACCCAAGTGGCTATTGTCATATTGGACAGGATAAATTTCTAAAGGCAAAATCTGCCCAAGATCCAAAACTTAAGTATCAGGTAAAACCAAAAGATGTTTTAAAAAATACTCTTTCTGAAATGCAGTATAATGTAACCCAAAATAATGCCACGGAACCACCATTTAAAAATAAGTATAATGCAAATTTTGAAGAGGGAATATATGTAGATGTTACTACAGGTGAACCGCTTTTTGTCTCCACGGATAAGTTTGAATCAGGGTGTGGCTGGCCAAGCTTTTCTAAACCAATAAATAAGGATTTAATTAATGAATTAACTGATACAAGTCTTGGCATGAAAAGGGTAGAAGTAAGAAGTAAGCGAGGAGATGCCCACCTTGGACATGTATTTCCAGATGGACCAAAGAAATCAGGTGGTCTTAGATATTGTATTAATAGTGCTTCACTAAATTTTATCCCAAAAGAACAGATGAAAGAAAAAGGATATGGATTTTTACTTCATTTATTAGATAAACAATAA
- a CDS encoding GNAT family N-acetyltransferase: protein MNLKRDFYKGLTNDVRYIREKVFVEEQGFQNEFDEIDDKATHLIITDNGKAVATGRLFISNTKENVYTIGRVAVLLEYRNLNLGNKVLEFLEEKAKEEGSHKIELSAQCEVQRFYEKNGYIAKGDIYYDEFCPHIQMEKIL, encoded by the coding sequence ATGAACTTAAAAAGAGATTTTTATAAAGGTTTAACTAATGATGTGCGTTATATACGAGAAAAGGTATTTGTAGAAGAACAAGGATTTCAAAATGAGTTTGATGAAATTGATGATAAGGCTACACATTTAATTATCACTGATAATGGTAAAGCAGTAGCAACAGGGCGTTTATTTATAAGTAATACTAAAGAAAATGTGTATACAATTGGGCGGGTTGCTGTGCTTTTAGAATATCGAAATTTGAATCTAGGAAATAAGGTATTAGAATTTCTTGAAGAAAAGGCAAAGGAAGAAGGGTCCCATAAAATAGAATTGTCTGCTCAATGTGAGGTCCAAAGATTTTATGAAAAGAATGGTTATATAGCTAAGGGTGACATTTATTATGATGAATTTTGTCCCCATATCCAGATGGAAAAGATTTTATGA
- a CDS encoding xanthine/uracil/vitamin C permease, whose amino-acid sequence MTKSEKILPLFNKGDIGGLTYILTNNIVNYIIVIATLSGVLGWPDEIVYGRVIPGMSMGLLFSGLYYAYMARKLAKKEGRTDVTALPSGVSTPAMFVILFGVIMPLHYGLNDPELAWSAAVAACFIGGSIEFLGGFIGPWLKREIPRAALLGTVAGIGFIWMATQGVFDLFSDPVVGLPVLLVGMIGVFGGYMFPKRIPPFVVAILGGILYALLIGRTHVDFSGIGFFIPNPANSIQALINGFAIVIPYLTIIIPVEIYNFIETMDNVEAAQAAGDNYSVREAQFADGVCTMISAACGGVVPNTVWLGHAGLKKAGANIGFSWVGGILLALAGVFGLFTFFSALVPPAIAAITYLWCSIVMLSQAFRACDRRHYAGIGIAMVPPIADFLFTQITGAVGLADVWTETLPSGLVGYGTEITQSLAASGVMWNGVPAVKSGAIIIGIILGTLTVFIIDRRLDKAGYISLAGAVLSFFGFIHSAALGIFPESPFMIGYLTMAVTCFILHSGRDKWFDAPDDFDYV is encoded by the coding sequence ATGACAAAATCTGAAAAAATTCTACCATTATTTAATAAAGGGGATATAGGTGGTTTGACTTATATCCTTACAAACAATATTGTAAACTATATTATTGTAATAGCGACTTTATCTGGAGTATTAGGTTGGCCAGATGAAATAGTTTATGGAAGAGTTATTCCTGGAATGTCGATGGGACTTTTATTTAGTGGTTTATATTATGCTTATATGGCTCGTAAACTAGCTAAAAAAGAAGGAAGAACAGATGTAACGGCATTACCTTCTGGAGTATCTACTCCTGCGATGTTTGTTATTTTATTTGGTGTTATAATGCCTTTACATTATGGACTTAATGATCCAGAACTTGCTTGGTCAGCAGCTGTAGCAGCATGTTTTATAGGTGGATCAATTGAATTTCTAGGCGGTTTTATTGGACCATGGCTTAAAAGGGAGATTCCACGAGCTGCACTTTTAGGTACGGTAGCAGGGATTGGATTTATTTGGATGGCTACGCAAGGTGTTTTTGACTTATTTAGCGATCCAGTTGTAGGACTTCCGGTTTTACTTGTAGGGATGATTGGTGTATTTGGAGGATATATGTTTCCTAAAAGAATTCCACCATTTGTGGTCGCTATTTTAGGAGGTATTCTTTATGCCTTACTTATCGGACGTACGCATGTTGATTTTTCAGGCATAGGATTTTTTATTCCTAATCCTGCAAATTCTATTCAAGCACTTATTAATGGATTTGCAATTGTAATTCCATATTTAACAATTATAATTCCAGTAGAAATTTATAATTTTATTGAAACAATGGATAATGTTGAAGCGGCACAAGCTGCTGGAGACAATTATAGTGTAAGAGAAGCACAATTTGCTGATGGTGTATGTACTATGATTTCAGCAGCATGCGGTGGAGTAGTACCAAATACTGTTTGGCTTGGACATGCAGGGCTTAAAAAAGCAGGTGCTAATATAGGGTTTTCTTGGGTTGGAGGAATCCTACTTGCTTTAGCAGGTGTATTTGGATTATTCACATTCTTTAGTGCATTAGTTCCACCAGCTATTGCAGCTATCACATATTTGTGGTGTTCGATTGTTATGTTATCTCAAGCATTTAGAGCCTGTGATAGAAGACATTATGCTGGAATAGGTATTGCCATGGTTCCACCTATTGCAGACTTCTTATTTACTCAAATCACGGGAGCTGTTGGGCTAGCGGACGTATGGACAGAAACTTTGCCGTCAGGCCTTGTCGGTTATGGTACAGAAATAACTCAAAGCTTAGCAGCATCTGGGGTTATGTGGAACGGGGTACCAGCTGTTAAGTCAGGTGCCATTATAATAGGTATTATTCTTGGAACCTTGACAGTATTTATTATCGATAGACGTTTAGATAAAGCAGGGTATATCTCTCTAGCAGGGGCTGTTCTTTCTTTCTTTGGATTTATTCATAGTGCAGCTTTAGGAATATTCCCAGAGTCACCATTTATGATAGGTTATTTAACTATGGCAGTTACTTGCTTTATTCTCCACTCAGGACGAGATAAATGGTTTGATGCACCCGATGATTTTGATTATGTCTAA
- the ade gene encoding adenine deaminase — MEKKQLKKLIDIAAGRITADLVIKNAKVVDVYNASIIEGDIALCDGLIAGVGKYEGCNEIDAKGCYAAPGFIDSHIHVESSYLSPEELGRLIIPHGTTTIIADPHEITNVCGLKGLNYMMEASKGTSLDVKWMLPSCVPATPFEHAGANINAEAMKEPIKLDEILGLGEFMDFPGVIGANDNILDKLLVAKDQGKLIDGHSPGIEGSALNAYAATRIRTDHECSTVKEMQDRISRGMYILLRQGSACHNLKDLLKGVTPLNSRRCLLCSDDCQPKTILSLGHLDNHLRICVEEGIDPIIAIQMASLNAAECFKLEDRGAIVPGLRADIVLMDNLQDFNVVKVFIAGQEVATQGNYNLPINFHDISETKGSFHVKDFSKEKLRLTINSKKANVINILPGGVVTSKEVLEINRDENGDFVYDSSVDIAKVAVVERHQNTGNVAVALLKGYGIKEGAVALSIAHDSHNIIVVGVNDTDMAFAVEELIKQGGGIILVNNQEILESMPMPIAGLMSNQSGEWVDEKLTQIHEIAHNTLKINQDVEPVMTLCFMSLAVIPEIKLTDMGLFDVTKFEFISNEA, encoded by the coding sequence ATGGAAAAAAAACAATTAAAAAAACTTATCGATATTGCAGCGGGAAGAATTACAGCTGATTTAGTTATAAAAAACGCTAAAGTAGTAGATGTATATAATGCTTCTATTATTGAAGGTGACATAGCTCTATGCGATGGACTTATTGCAGGAGTAGGAAAATATGAAGGATGTAATGAAATTGATGCTAAGGGCTGTTATGCAGCCCCTGGTTTTATCGATAGTCATATTCATGTTGAATCTTCATATTTAAGCCCAGAGGAACTAGGTAGACTGATAATTCCTCATGGTACCACAACAATTATTGCAGATCCCCATGAAATTACTAATGTATGTGGTCTTAAAGGTTTAAATTATATGATGGAGGCATCTAAGGGAACGAGCTTAGATGTGAAGTGGATGTTACCTTCTTGTGTGCCAGCAACACCTTTTGAACATGCTGGAGCTAATATCAATGCAGAAGCTATGAAAGAGCCAATTAAATTAGATGAGATTTTAGGTCTTGGAGAATTCATGGATTTTCCTGGGGTAATCGGGGCTAATGATAATATTTTAGATAAACTCTTAGTAGCAAAAGATCAAGGAAAATTAATAGATGGACATAGCCCGGGAATAGAAGGTAGTGCACTTAATGCATACGCAGCGACGAGAATTAGAACAGATCATGAATGTTCTACTGTAAAAGAAATGCAAGATAGAATATCAAGAGGTATGTATATTTTACTTCGTCAGGGTTCAGCTTGTCATAATCTAAAAGATTTACTTAAAGGGGTTACTCCTTTAAATAGTAGACGCTGTCTTCTTTGTTCAGATGATTGTCAGCCAAAGACGATTTTAAGCTTAGGCCATTTAGATAATCACTTACGGATATGTGTTGAAGAAGGAATTGATCCAATAATTGCTATTCAAATGGCGAGCCTTAATGCAGCAGAGTGCTTTAAATTAGAAGATAGAGGTGCAATCGTACCGGGTCTTAGAGCAGATATCGTGCTCATGGATAATCTTCAAGATTTTAATGTAGTAAAGGTGTTTATTGCGGGGCAAGAAGTAGCAACTCAAGGAAACTATAATTTGCCTATTAATTTTCATGATATTTCAGAAACTAAAGGAAGTTTTCATGTCAAAGATTTCTCTAAAGAAAAGTTACGCTTAACTATAAACTCTAAAAAGGCAAATGTTATAAATATTTTGCCAGGTGGTGTAGTTACCAGTAAAGAAGTGCTAGAAATTAATCGTGATGAAAATGGTGACTTTGTTTACGATTCATCAGTAGACATTGCTAAAGTGGCTGTAGTTGAACGGCATCAAAATACTGGGAATGTAGCAGTGGCTTTATTAAAAGGCTATGGCATTAAAGAAGGAGCAGTTGCCCTTTCTATCGCACATGATTCCCATAATATAATTGTAGTTGGTGTAAATGATACCGATATGGCATTTGCTGTAGAAGAGCTTATTAAACAAGGTGGTGGAATTATCCTTGTAAATAATCAGGAAATCTTAGAAAGTATGCCTATGCCAATTGCGGGTCTGATGAGTAATCAAAGTGGGGAGTGGGTTGATGAAAAGCTTACGCAAATTCATGAAATTGCCCATAACACTTTAAAAATTAATCAAGACGTTGAACCTGTTATGACACTTTGTTTTATGTCTTTAGCGGTTATACCAGAAATAAAACTTACAGACATGGGATTATTCGATGTTACCAAATTTGAATTTATAAGCAATGAAGCCTAA
- a CDS encoding adenine deaminase, which translates to MQKNKENLKQLIRAGRGLIPAHTVIRNGNLVNVMSSEIYLADVAIYEDTIVAIGDVTDYIGPETKTIDATGKYLVPGLIDGHLHSECSKLSITSFAKAVVPCGTTSIVSGLDEYISVSGLEGLHEIFAEVKASPLKVFWGAPYKTPYTFPQSTVAFNFTEEVHKEVQQWPECFGVWETVREAVQVEDEDTLGAIEQAFKNRLPIFGCAPMVGGKDLNGYLCAGIRLDHESYDHTEVVEKMRKGMHMVIRESSVTHFLKENIRAVTEVNPYLARRVSFCTDDVTATDVLEKGHVDNVVRLAIAEGVEPMTAIQMATINSAEAYRIDHLVGSISPGRIADILLVDSPENFQVEAVITNGRLVAENRKLNYDLKAPARSSVLSSALKCKKTTREDFEYKVDIENGQAKVLSMDVKGPFVRKRRDVTVKVQNSIVIPDTEQDVLMVSVLERFGRNGNKSLAFCSGWNLKKGAMASSAAPDDNNLIVMGADASDMSIAVNHLIENGGGQVVVADGEIIEFLPLPVGGIASDEDAEKIAHREALLTKAANQLGCNLPEPLMYMFFLPITAIPDYAITDVGPVDCIALNTFDPILELIQD; encoded by the coding sequence ATGCAAAAAAATAAGGAAAATTTAAAACAGTTAATTCGTGCGGGAAGGGGTTTGATTCCAGCACATACAGTTATTCGTAATGGTAACTTAGTAAATGTTATGTCAAGTGAAATTTATCTAGCAGATGTAGCAATATATGAAGATACTATTGTGGCAATAGGCGATGTGACAGATTATATTGGCCCAGAAACAAAAACAATTGATGCTACTGGTAAGTATTTAGTACCAGGTCTTATTGACGGTCATCTTCATAGTGAATGTAGTAAGCTTAGCATAACAAGTTTTGCTAAGGCTGTAGTTCCGTGTGGGACAACTAGTATCGTATCTGGATTAGATGAATATATTTCTGTTTCTGGTCTAGAAGGTTTACATGAAATATTTGCTGAAGTTAAAGCAAGTCCTCTTAAAGTTTTTTGGGGAGCTCCATATAAAACGCCTTACACTTTCCCACAGTCAACAGTTGCTTTTAACTTTACGGAAGAAGTTCATAAAGAAGTGCAACAGTGGCCAGAGTGCTTTGGTGTATGGGAAACAGTTCGTGAAGCTGTACAAGTAGAAGATGAAGATACTCTAGGAGCTATTGAGCAAGCATTTAAAAATCGTCTTCCTATTTTTGGGTGTGCGCCTATGGTCGGAGGTAAAGATTTAAATGGTTATCTTTGTGCTGGAATTAGATTAGATCATGAAAGTTATGATCATACAGAAGTTGTGGAAAAAATGCGTAAAGGGATGCATATGGTTATTAGAGAATCGTCTGTTACCCATTTTCTTAAAGAAAATATAAGAGCTGTTACAGAAGTAAATCCTTATTTAGCTCGTCGTGTAAGTTTTTGTACGGATGATGTAACTGCAACAGATGTTTTAGAAAAAGGTCATGTTGATAATGTAGTTCGTTTAGCAATAGCAGAAGGTGTAGAACCGATGACAGCTATTCAAATGGCGACAATAAATAGTGCAGAAGCTTATAGAATAGATCATTTAGTAGGATCTATTTCGCCAGGAAGAATAGCAGATATTTTGTTAGTAGATAGCCCAGAAAACTTCCAAGTTGAAGCAGTTATCACTAATGGTCGTTTAGTAGCAGAAAACCGCAAATTAAATTATGATCTTAAGGCACCGGCTAGAAGTAGTGTGCTTAGTAGTGCTTTAAAATGCAAGAAAACTACAAGAGAAGATTTTGAATACAAGGTAGATATCGAAAATGGACAGGCTAAAGTTCTTTCTATGGATGTAAAGGGACCTTTTGTACGTAAAAGAAGAGATGTAACCGTAAAAGTACAAAATTCTATTGTCATTCCAGATACAGAGCAAGATGTTCTCATGGTTTCAGTTCTTGAACGTTTTGGTCGTAACGGTAATAAATCTTTAGCATTTTGTTCAGGTTGGAATCTGAAAAAAGGAGCAATGGCTTCTTCAGCTGCCCCAGATGATAATAACTTAATTGTTATGGGAGCAGATGCAAGTGATATGTCTATTGCAGTAAATCATTTAATCGAAAATGGTGGAGGACAAGTTGTTGTTGCTGATGGAGAAATAATTGAATTCCTTCCTTTACCAGTGGGAGGAATTGCAAGCGATGAGGATGCCGAGAAAATAGCCCATCGTGAAGCGTTACTTACAAAAGCTGCTAATCAACTAGGTTGTAATTTACCTGAGCCTTTGATGTATATGTTTTTCTTACCAATTACAGCTATTCCTGACTATGCAATCACAGATGTAGGACCAGTAGATTGTATAGCATTAAATACTTTCGATCCAATACTTGAGCTTATTCAAGATTAA
- a CDS encoding copper amine oxidase N-terminal domain-containing protein, which yields MKKTIIVLLSVIVLCSFSVVGFAYQETNGIVLDGQEIDLDVKPIIKEGRTLVPARALLEELGLKVSWDEKSRTVVGENTDHKIELNIDKEYDNKYNNIDLSLDVPASIIKGRTLVPVRIVSELLGLNVSWDWNSSKVIINTDVKSPVISLDEAHNILVKLAKTSEDEKFIYMPFNSYASDDKAISKNTYIFGIMVTFIADGEQDGYIYDSNYCVDKNTGYIYEYYPNGEFIYSDKNSTDAPSEEYRNPKYN from the coding sequence ATGAAAAAGACCATCATAGTATTATTATCAGTAATTGTCCTTTGTTCTTTTTCGGTTGTAGGGTTTGCCTATCAAGAAACAAATGGTATTGTGTTAGATGGGCAAGAAATCGACTTAGACGTAAAACCGATAATTAAAGAAGGAAGAACTCTCGTTCCAGCAAGAGCATTACTAGAGGAATTAGGACTTAAGGTAAGCTGGGATGAAAAATCCAGAACGGTTGTTGGTGAAAATACTGATCATAAGATAGAGCTTAATATTGATAAGGAGTATGACAATAAATATAATAATATTGATTTAAGTTTAGACGTACCAGCATCAATAATAAAAGGAAGAACCTTAGTTCCAGTAAGAATTGTATCAGAATTACTTGGATTAAATGTTTCTTGGGATTGGAACAGTTCTAAGGTGATTATAAATACAGATGTTAAATCACCCGTTATATCCTTAGATGAGGCGCACAATATATTAGTGAAATTAGCTAAAACAAGTGAGGATGAAAAATTTATTTATATGCCATTTAACTCTTATGCTTCAGATGATAAGGCCATAAGTAAAAATACGTATATTTTTGGCATAATGGTTACATTTATAGCTGATGGTGAACAAGATGGGTATATATATGATTCTAATTATTGTGTAGATAAAAATACAGGATATATTTATGAATATTACCCTAATGGTGAATTCATTTATTCAGATAAAAATTCTACAGATGCACCATCTGAAGAATACAGAAACCCAAAATATAATTAA
- a CDS encoding iron ABC transporter substrate-binding protein, producing the protein MKKRNIYVLVVTLFCITFIIGGCSQNISQDTNVNAQKITVTDILGRQVELSGQAKRVVAIGPGALRLCSYFNNPEMIVGVEQMDKGSSTGKPYVMANPQLANLPLIGQGGPNNAPDPEKILAVNPEVIFSTYASDQASADNLQSKTGIPVIVISYGKTSTFDPAVYTSLNLIGKIVGEEQKAKEIVDYMEECKNDLNTRTKDISDDKKDSAYIGCINMKGAHGIESTQGNYSLFNAVHVKNVVDETGKTGSLMIDKEKLLEWNPDKIFIDGAGLKMLKQDYQKNKGYYNTLTAFQNSDVYQMLPYNFYTTNIDTAIADAYYIGKILYPEKFTDINPEKKADEIYKTLLGKELFKEMQKQFGGFRKIDKF; encoded by the coding sequence ATGAAAAAGAGAAATATATATGTACTTGTTGTAACCCTTTTTTGTATCACATTCATAATCGGAGGTTGTTCGCAGAATATATCACAGGATACAAATGTGAATGCACAGAAAATTACTGTTACCGATATATTAGGAAGACAGGTAGAATTAAGTGGACAGGCAAAACGTGTAGTAGCTATTGGTCCTGGTGCCTTAAGATTATGTAGCTATTTTAATAATCCAGAGATGATTGTTGGAGTTGAACAAATGGATAAAGGTAGCTCCACGGGTAAACCCTATGTAATGGCAAATCCTCAATTAGCAAATCTGCCTTTGATAGGACAGGGGGGACCTAATAACGCTCCTGATCCTGAAAAAATACTTGCGGTTAATCCTGAAGTAATTTTTAGTACTTATGCATCAGATCAAGCTTCGGCGGATAATTTACAATCTAAAACAGGAATACCAGTGATTGTAATTAGTTATGGTAAAACTTCTACTTTTGACCCAGCTGTATATACATCGTTAAATCTAATAGGAAAGATTGTGGGTGAGGAGCAAAAAGCTAAGGAAATAGTTGATTACATGGAAGAATGCAAAAATGATCTTAATACTCGGACAAAGGATATTTCTGATGATAAAAAGGACAGTGCATATATTGGTTGCATAAATATGAAAGGAGCACATGGTATTGAAAGTACTCAGGGCAACTATTCTTTGTTTAATGCAGTACATGTAAAGAATGTTGTAGATGAAACTGGGAAAACTGGATCACTTATGATAGATAAGGAAAAATTATTAGAGTGGAATCCTGATAAAATCTTTATTGATGGCGCTGGACTAAAAATGTTAAAACAAGATTATCAAAAAAATAAAGGTTATTATAATACTTTAACTGCTTTTCAAAATAGTGATGTTTACCAGATGCTTCCGTATAATTTTTATACTACAAACATTGATACAGCTATAGCAGATGCTTACTATATAGGTAAGATATTATATCCAGAAAAGTTTACGGATATAAATCCAGAAAAAAAGGCCGATGAAATATATAAAACTCTATTAGGTAAAGAATTATTTAAAGAAATGCAAAAACAATTCGGAGGATTTAGGAAAATAGACAAATTCTAA
- a CDS encoding ABC transporter ATP-binding protein: MILSVKSLSFRYPSRSVIKDINFSISKGDFLAVLGINGAGKSTLLKCLNRILNPNAGIVYINDDEASKLSRRELAKKIGYVAQRNENIRSTVFDAVLLGRKPYIKWEVSKNDLEITQEALKVLDLEEYALRYLNELSGGEQQKVVIARALAQKPEILLLDEPTSSLDLKNQLEVARVINKVAKEQQMAAIVTMHDLNLAIRFADKFILLKNGQIFAAGGSEVITPENIESVYSVPVKIDKVGDIPVVIPK, translated from the coding sequence ATGATTTTATCGGTTAAAAGTTTATCATTTAGATATCCGAGTCGTTCGGTAATCAAAGACATTAACTTTTCTATTTCAAAAGGCGATTTTCTTGCAGTTTTAGGGATTAACGGTGCGGGTAAATCTACGTTACTTAAATGTTTAAATAGGATCTTAAATCCAAATGCAGGTATCGTTTATATAAATGATGATGAAGCTTCTAAACTAAGCAGAAGGGAACTTGCAAAGAAAATAGGGTATGTTGCACAGAGAAATGAAAACATAAGATCTACAGTTTTTGATGCGGTACTACTTGGGAGAAAGCCGTATATAAAATGGGAGGTTTCTAAAAATGATCTAGAGATTACCCAGGAGGCTTTAAAAGTACTTGATTTAGAGGAATATGCACTACGCTATTTAAATGAACTAAGTGGTGGAGAACAGCAAAAGGTTGTGATAGCAAGAGCTTTGGCACAAAAACCAGAAATTTTACTACTGGACGAACCAACAAGCAGTCTGGATTTAAAAAATCAGCTTGAAGTAGCAAGAGTGATAAATAAGGTAGCTAAGGAACAACAAATGGCTGCTATTGTAACAATGCATGATTTAAATCTAGCAATACGTTTTGCGGATAAGTTTATACTTTTAAAAAATGGGCAAATTTTTGCAGCAGGGGGATCTGAAGTAATAACTCCAGAAAACATTGAAAGTGTTTATTCTGTACCCGTAAAAATAGATAAAGTTGGAGATATTCCGGTTGTAATACCTAAGTAG